ACTGGAAGCGTCGCACTTTTCGCTCGCTCTTCTCAAAGAGCACACGTTCCACGCGCTCTCCCGGCATTTTGGCCTATCGATAGCCGCAAACCAGCTGAAGATTCGGAAAGCCACTAGGTATTGGGGCAAACAAGAACGTATCACAGCCGCGACTTCGAAGTCTTGTCAAGCAGTCGCTAGAGACGCTCCGTAAAACTACGACGTGTGCCCCATTCCTTCAAGCTCGTTTTCTCCGCGGTGTCACCTCCGCTGGTATTGCTGCCTTAGACGCTGCAGAGCCGTCTTTTATGTTCCTACTTCGCGCTCTGCCAAGCCCCGCCTGCCAAAGCAATTGGCTACCTGATGTGAAGTCGGCTCAAGACGCGCCCAATGCAGCATAGCATTCCCGCACGGGTGACGTGGCCGTTCATCCACGAGGAAAATGTTAGGAGGATGGGCACTCATTGAACTAAGGCATCCCTTGCCCCGCCTTCGACTATGACGCCATCCTCCGCAATAGGAACGACTCGATACTCGTAGCCTAGGTCCACTAGGCGTGCACGCAGTTCCGAGAACTCGGCGAACGAGTCCTCCCATATCCCGATTGCAACATAAAAGCGTTCCTCATCAAGGTTTTCAAAAAGGTCTTCAAGTAGTTGTGTCATCGCTTGCCCGCCGTCTAGCAACAGGCCAGCGTATGGTTTGGGCGTGACTCGCACTATCGAATCATCTTCGTCTAAGACGACAAACCCCCCAAGACTTCGTTTGCGACTTTCGCCGTAGCCGGTAGGCGAATAAGGGGCATATAGGCGACCATACCGGAGGATGACTGGGAACTCCCGCTTGTTCGTGTTTCTTAGGCTAGGAAGCTCAGTGGTCCTAGAGACCTTCGCCGTCTCGCGAAGGATCTCACTTTCCACCTCAGCAATCTCATTCTTTAGGCTGGCTGCCTCGCTAAGCGTTGACGCGGCTTCTGCTTGCGATTGCCGGACAGCTACTTGGAGTTCTGATAACTGCGTCAATTGCTTCGCTCGCCTCACCTGAAGCTCGCTGCGCTGTAGTTGTAAGTCCAGGTAGGAGCGATATTGGCCCTTTACTTGGGCTGCACCCATTTCGGAGGCATTCTGTCTAGCTTGCCTACAGGCAGTCCGTAGCTCATCGACAATGGCCTTGGCGGTTGCGATCTCGAGCTCCGAGGGGCCGCCGTAGTCGTTAGGTGCAACTGACGAGCTAATTAATGGAGTATCCCGCCCCGTAAATCGCAAGAGTATGACGATCAAGACCGCCAAGAACAGAATTCCACCGAATGTGTTTGAAACCGTGTCTAGTAAGAGATCCAAGCTGTCCGCATTGTGACTGTCGTGCCGTCTTCTCATCGCGAATCTCCAGACTGGCTGGCATCCGACAAGACCGCAGTAGGGCCCAACAGGTCGATTCCAAGATCAAAGCCCAGTTCTCTTAGCCTCCGCTGCGTTTCATCGAACATCGCAAGGCATTTCGGGCGCACCAGGATCACAAAGTACTCATCTCCAGGATCTCTCGAGATCGCCCAAGTCGAAAGGTCGTCGATCCGTGCTGGCGTTTGAGTTTTGTCGAATTGAACCAGTGGTTCTCTTAGGCCTGGACGACTCACGCGAATAAACTCCGGGGATAGGTCAACAAGTAATGCCGACTTCCTTGCGAGCGGGCTTGGGTTATAAGCAACGCGCGGAGACACAAGCAAAGAATTGAGACGGCTTTTCAGAGCACCTAGCTGCTGTCTAAGGGTGTCGAGATCAACTGTCTCAGATAGTGCCTCAGACTTAGCTGCTGCCTGTTGCCGAGACAGCTCTACTCGATTGATTTCACCACTTAGATTGCGGGACTCCTCTTCCATCGAGAGAACCGATTTCTCGAGTTCCCTTTTTCTCTGCGATATTGCGTTGAACGGTACCGCGGCAGCTTCCTCGACGAGAGCCTGAATCTCACGGAGTGTCTTCTCGAGCGTTTCTGCCTCATCAACAAGCGCTGACAGCTCTGCGGCCCGAGCCGCAGACGAGGGCGACCCGGGATCGAGCGAAATCTCTTTGCGTTGAACAAGCTCGACTGCCAGCATCAACGTCAAGAGAACGACCACCCCAGTCACCGCTGTGATGATGTCCTGAAAGGCAAACAGCGAGAAGGCATTTTCGTGGCGGGACCGTCTCATTTCTATTGGGTCGTTGACTCGAATGGAGTCATTCTGAGGCGGTTGACGACCTGTTGATGGCAGTATTCGCGAGCGTCGTCTAAGAATTCTTCCTCAGACTTCCTGAGAAAGGTGACTAGAATCTGGATGACCAGTGCCGCTACTAGAGCTTCGAGGGTGGTCTCGAACGCTGTTGCAAGTCCAGATGTCACACCTCTCAGCGACTGCGCCACGACGCTCATGTCTGAGTTCTCGCTCAAAACGGAGCCAAAAGATCCGATAGCGGCTGACAGGCCGAGGACGGTTCCAATGAAACCGAGCACAGGGATTGCCCAGACAAATCCCCTAAGCAACGAGTAGCTCGTTTCCATGACCGATTCGTCGTATTCCGCTTGCGATCGTAGCATCTCATCGACATCCGTAACTCGCCCGAGATTCTTGAGGTTCGCCAGCGAAAGCAAGACACGGTTAAATACGATGAAGCGTTGGGGGTCGTCTACTCGTCGGTAGATCGAAGTGAGTACGTCATTGACGGTTGCTGGAGAAAGCACGAATTCGTGGTCCGTCGGCGCTACAGGCACCTCCAGAGCACGCCTCTGTACCCTCAGCTTGCAGTACTTAATATAAAGGATCGCAAGCGACCAACCAGTAAGCGACACAATTGCGTATGGGATTATGCCTCTATCGCAGAACATCTGCGAGAAGTATGTATCGTCCGCGAGCGTAATCGCTGCGTAGAAGACCACCGTAATGGCGAGGCCGATGAGGAAAGTGAGTGGGGTGCTCACCCGTGTAAAACGAGCGCCTCGGAACCCAAGACGCTGTTCGACATCTAGACGAGTCCAGGACAGAATTCGCTCTGGATCGATATCGGCGGCAGGAGCTTCGCTGTGCATCGTTGTGGCCATAATCGCGAGGTCCCACACATTCTCGCCGCGTCCAAGATACGTCTAGAGCTTCAGAGCGGCGTCAAGGGTGGTGAGCCAGAAGATCCCGGCGATGGCGTTCACCGTAAGGTAAATCAGAATGAATGAGGTGAAGACCCAGAAAGTCTTCAGACCTTTGAAGGCGGAGTCGAGTTGTGCATCGGAGCGGCTATTGATGAACTTCCCTAAACGCGTGGTGTAGTTGAGTAGTAGCTGTGCTGCCCAGAATGACACGACTCCGTATAGGAGCAACGAGATGCTTGCCGATATCCGGAGCACTCCGAGCTCAGGCGGCCCAACTGCCAATCCGAGAATTCCGCCCACAATGAACAAGGCAGCCGTGACGTATAGGAAGATCGATATGAACAAGACCCACGGTCGAGATTCCGCAAGCGTGCGAGCTGTGCTTTCACTGACCGGGTCGCGATCTCTGACCTGACGTGATGAATTGGGGGACACTGCGTTCGTGACACTGCCAAGCTCGCGAACCTGGTTTGCCGCAACCCATTGGTCCATTCCCTCAGTCCACACTAACTCGTCGCTATCCACCATTCCCGATTGCAGCATCGACTTGAGGGCGGGTAAGGTCACAGGCCCCTGTTGTGACTGCCCATTAGAGTAGTACCAAGTTGCGGAGACTTCAGTGGATGGGGAACCACCGCTGGTCGACGCCTCGGCTACCTCCTCACGCCCCGCGTCCTGCGATACGGTCACTCCGGCGCCGGAGGAC
This genomic interval from Posidoniimonas corsicana contains the following:
- a CDS encoding DUF4339 domain-containing protein; this translates as MDEQLYVRIRGRVQGPFELDRLRNLVRRGQLSRIHEVSTDQATWTAAGDYPELFASSGAGVTVSQDAGREEVAEASTSGGSPSTEVSATWYYSNGQSQQGPVTLPALKSMLQSGMVDSDELVWTEGMDQWVAANQVRELGSVTNAVSPNSSRQVRDRDPVSESTARTLAESRPWVLFISIFLYVTAALFIVGGILGLAVGPPELGVLRISASISLLLYGVVSFWAAQLLLNYTTRLGKFINSRSDAQLDSAFKGLKTFWVFTSFILIYLTVNAIAGIFWLTTLDAALKL
- a CDS encoding MotA/TolQ/ExbB proton channel family protein; this translates as MATTMHSEAPAADIDPERILSWTRLDVEQRLGFRGARFTRVSTPLTFLIGLAITVVFYAAITLADDTYFSQMFCDRGIIPYAIVSLTGWSLAILYIKYCKLRVQRRALEVPVAPTDHEFVLSPATVNDVLTSIYRRVDDPQRFIVFNRVLLSLANLKNLGRVTDVDEMLRSQAEYDESVMETSYSLLRGFVWAIPVLGFIGTVLGLSAAIGSFGSVLSENSDMSVVAQSLRGVTSGLATAFETTLEALVAALVIQILVTFLRKSEEEFLDDAREYCHQQVVNRLRMTPFESTTQ